One genomic region from Leishmania braziliensis MHOM/BR/75/M2904 complete genome, chromosome 35 encodes:
- the AAH gene encoding adenine aminohydrolase, which translates to MADVALLHHLIEVLPKAELHVHIEGTLSPELLFELAKRNGVQLPYKTVEEVCAAYNFADLQSFLNLYYEGMTVLITEDDFADLAYAYTRTMHESCICHAEPFFDPQGHLSRGITFRVLYDGITKGFRRGKAEFGVSVALIFSFLRHLPEEECLALVRDDMHPDNGQYIRELFAAKVFVAVGLDSSEMSHPPGKFARLYRYCRDELKVPFLVVHAGEEGPPMYVQDAMRMLAVDRIDHGVAAHLDLALCKDLREKKIPLTVCPTSNVALKVFKDRAACGTVVMDLILKEGLCITINSDDPAYFGGDVRESFRILAETGRLTPATLKQLVLNSFHSSFITEERKRTYEERVEKVFKGVCGGA; encoded by the coding sequence ATGGCGGATGTAGCTCTTCTCCATCACCTCATCGAGGTTTTGCCCAAGGCAGAGCTGCACGTGCACATTGAGGGAACGCTGAGCCCAGAACTGCTCTTTGAGCTTGCGAAGAGGAACGGGGTGCAGCTTCCGTACAAGACAGTAGAGGAGGTCTGTGCAGCCTATAACTTCGCTGATCTGCAGTCCTTTCTCAACCTCTATTATGAAGGCATGACTGTCCTCATCACTGAGGATGACTTTGCCGACCTGGCGTATGCCTACACCCGTACGATGCACGAGAGCTGCATCTGTCACGCTGAGCCCTTTTTCGACCCTCAAGGCCACCTCAGCCGCGGCATTACGTTTCGCGTGCTCTATGACGGAATCACGAAAGGATTTCGCCGCGGTAAGGCTGAGTTTGGAGTCAGTGTCGCGCTCATCTTTAGCTTCCTTCGTCATCTACCCGAGGAGGAGTGCTTGGCGCTCGTGCGCGATGACATGCACCCCGACAACGGCCAGTACATCCGTGAGTTGTTCGCAGCGAAGGTGTTTGTGGCGGTGGGGCTGGACTCTTCAGAAATGAGCCACCCACCGGGGAAGTTTGCACGGCTCTACCGCTACTGCCGCGACGAGCTGAAGGTACCGTTCCTTGTGGTGCACGCGGGTGAGGAAGGCCCGCCGATGTATGTGCAGGATGCGATGAGGATGCTGGCTGTGGACCGCATTGACCACGGTGTGGCCGCCCATCTGGACCTGGCTCTGTGCAAGGATCTGCGTGAGAAGAAAATCCCGCTGACTGTGTGCCCGACGTCGAACGTAGCCCTCAAGGTATTCAAGGACCGCGCGGCGTGTGGCACTGTCGTGATGGACCTCATTTTGAAAGAAGGGCTTTGCATCACCATTAACTCGGATGATCCGGCCTACTTTGGCGGCGACGTACGGGAGAGTTTCCGTATTCTTGCCGAGACGGGTCGACTTACCCCAGCCACGCTGAAGCAGCTCGTGCTTAATTCGTTCCACAGCAGTTTCATTACCGAAGAGCGCAAGCGCACATACGAGGAAAGGGTAGAGAAGGTCTTCAAAGGCGTGTGCGGAGGCGCATGA
- a CDS encoding putative 60S ribosomal protein L12, which yields MPPKFDPNQEIIVVVRAVGGEVAATASLAPKVGPLGLNAKKIGEDIAKCTKDWKGLKVTCELRVKNRVATVVVTPSVASRLIRALKEPPRDRKKVKNIKHSGNIPFSEIVKIAKESQAKSMGSDLKAVVMEVLGTAVSIGCTVDGESPRDIQAKVQEGKLKVPN from the coding sequence ATGCCGCCGAAGTTCGATCCCAACCAGGAGATCATCGTGGTGGTGCGGGCCGTCGGCGGTGAGGTGGCTGCGACGGCTTCTCTGGCCCCGAAGGTCGGTCCCCTCGGTCTCAACGCCAAGAAGATCGGTGAGGATATCGCCAAGTGCACCAAGGACTGGAAGGGTCTGAAGGTCACTTGCGAGCTGCGCGTCAAGAACCGTGTGGCGACGGTAGTGGTGACGCCGTCCGTGGCGTCTCGCCTCATTCGCGCGCTGAAGGAGCCGCCGCGCGACCGCAAGAAGGTCAAGAACATCAAGCACAGTGGCAACATCCCGTTCTCGGAGATCGTCAAGATCGCCAAGGAGTCGCAGGCTAAGTCTATGGGTAGCGACCTCAAGGCCGTCGTGATGGAGGTGCTCGGCACGGCCGTGTCCATCGGGTGCACCGTTGACGGCGAGAGCCCGCGCGACATCCAAGCCAAGGTTCAGGAGGGCAAGCTGAAAGTCCCCAACTAG
- a CDS encoding putative RNA-binding protein, with the protein MMEERHSHGSNDDIQNTGDVDNFRRNQGTILFVGNLPFQTPWQHVKDYFRNAGKVRYTDLIADRTGRPKGSALVTMMTVEGADNAIRMFNETDFEGRRLIVRKFDDGPRPPLVQRDMMPAYGNAAPQSRSQYTAGGYYQGTSASGAAAAGYNRHSMTGSAYGRGAPYHVGGAEAAEMNGAEPLPKPRSQQVPEVGRKLFVSNLPFDCTNSALRETFQQVGLVERAEIILGRNGKSRGMGIVVMKSEDEAQIAIAEFDGIEMANRAMNVRLDNKTL; encoded by the coding sequence ATGATGGAGGAGCGCCACTCGCACGGGTCGAATGACGACATTCAAAACACCGGCGATGTCGACAACTTCCGCCGCAACCAGGGCACGATCCTCTTCGTTGGCAACCTTCCGTTCCAGACCCCGTGGCAACACGTGAAGGACTACTTCCGTAACGCCGGCAAGGTGCGCTATACCGACCTCATCGCCGATCGCACCGGCCGCCCGAAGGGCTCAGCGCTGGTCACCATGATGACCGTGGAGGGTGCTGACAACGCCATTCGCATGTTTAACGAGACTGATTTCGAGGGTCGCCGGCTGATCGTGCGCAAGTTCGACGATGGCCCGCGCCCCCCGCTGGTGCAGCGGGACATGATGCCTGCCTACGGCAATGCTGCTCCTCAGAGCCGCAGCCAGTACACGGCTGGTGGCTACTACCAGGGCACTTCGGcttctggtgctgctgctgctggataCAACCGCCACAGCATGACGGGTAGCGCCTACGGCCGTGGTGCACCGTATCACGTCGGTGGTGCGGAGGCGGCCGAGATGAACGGTGCGGAGCCGCTGCCTAAGCCGCGCAGCCAGCAGGTGCCGGAGGTGGGCCGCAAGCTGTTCGTCTCGAACCTCCCCTTCGACTGCACGAACAGTGCTCTCCGTGAGACGTTTCAGCAGGTGGGTCTGGTCGAGCGGGCTGAGATCATCCTGGGCCGCAATGGCAAGAGCCGCGGCATGGGCATCGTCGTCATGAAGTCCGAGGATGAGGCTCAGATCGCGATTGCTGAGTTTGACGGCATCGAGATGGCGAACCGCGCTATGAACGTGCGCCTCGACAACAAGACGTTGTAG
- a CDS encoding kinetoplastid membrane protein-11, translating into MATTYEEFAAKLDRLDEEFNKKMQEQNAKFFADKPDESTLSPEMKEHYEKFERMIKEHTEKFNKKMHEHSEHFKHKFAELLEQQKAAQYPGK; encoded by the coding sequence ATGGCCACCACGTACGAGGAGTTTGCGGCGAAGCTGGACCGCCTGGATGAGGAGTTCAACAAGAAGATGCAGGAGCAGAACGCCAAGTTCTTTGCGGACAAGCCGGATGAGTCGACGCTGTCGCCCGAGATGAAGGAGCACTACGAAAAGTTCGAGCGCATGATCAAGGAGCACACGGAGAAGTTCAACAAGAAGATGCACGAGCACTCGGAGCACTTCAAGCACAAGTTCGCTGAGCTGCTTGAGCAGCAGAAGGCTGCGCAGTACCCGGGCAAGTAA